The following coding sequences are from one Novosphingobium sp. Gsoil 351 window:
- a CDS encoding EVE domain-containing protein — MTKSYWLMKSEPDVYGWDDLVAEGEGTWDGVRNHAAKLHLQAMNKGDEAFFYHSNIGLEIVGIMKISVPGLKDPKDETGKWAAVKVKPVRKLKRGVSLKEIKATPELAAMEMLRQSRLSVAPVRPEEWERIVAMSKGPAPGSA, encoded by the coding sequence ATGACCAAAAGCTATTGGCTGATGAAGTCGGAACCCGACGTCTATGGCTGGGACGACCTTGTTGCCGAGGGGGAGGGCACGTGGGACGGTGTGCGCAACCACGCCGCCAAGCTCCATCTCCAGGCGATGAACAAGGGCGACGAGGCGTTCTTCTACCACTCCAACATCGGGCTGGAGATCGTCGGAATCATGAAGATCAGCGTGCCCGGCTTGAAGGATCCCAAGGACGAAACGGGCAAGTGGGCGGCGGTCAAGGTCAAACCCGTCAGGAAGCTGAAACGCGGCGTCTCGCTCAAGGAAATCAAGGCCACTCCCGAACTTGCGGCGATGGAAATGCTGCGTCAGTCGCGCCTGTCGGTCGCGCCGGTGCGGCCCGAGGAGTGGGAGCGGATCGTCGCGATGAGCAAAGGGCCCGCGCCGGGATCGGCTTGA
- a CDS encoding FYDLN acid domain-containing protein — translation MVKPEWGAKHGCPKCGTRFYDLGKDDPVTCVECGYAWQPEPVLKSKQPVPYEQVKEKVEPADDADLGDEDLEGVDDDEDSPDNDVDLGGDDDLGVAGVETDEEH, via the coding sequence ATGGTCAAGCCAGAATGGGGCGCCAAGCACGGCTGCCCGAAATGCGGCACCCGCTTCTACGACCTGGGCAAGGACGATCCGGTCACTTGCGTCGAGTGCGGCTATGCCTGGCAGCCCGAGCCGGTGCTCAAGTCGAAGCAGCCGGTTCCGTATGAGCAGGTCAAGGAGAAGGTCGAGCCCGCCGACGACGCCGACCTGGGCGACGAGGATCTCGAAGGTGTCGACGACGACGAGGATTCGCCGGACAACGACGTCGATCTCGGCGGTGACGATGATCTCGGCGTGGCCGGGGTCGAGACCGACGAAGAACATTGA
- a CDS encoding acyl-CoA dehydrogenase family protein, translating to MTAFDAWRARCPYYDETHEALAMSVRRFVAREIAPHIDRWEAEGELPRELHRKAAEAGILGLRYPEEYGGHSQGFDNFHSLVVTEELAAVGAGGLGASLMTHGIGLPPILALGSDELKRRVAPRVLAGEKIIALGITEAGGGSDVANLKTTARRSSGPGGDHYVVDGGKMFITSGMRADWLTAAVRTGGPGAGGISLLLIAMDSPGVSRTRLDKMGWRCSDTAAIHFDGVRVPASNLIGPENGGFIGIVRNFNAERLGMAMGCCAYARVAMAEAVAWAQTRQTFGKPLVGHQSIRIKLADMERQIEATQAWVDLCAWQVREGKDRPADFAMLKVQATRMLEAVAREAAQVLGGASYITGSKVERIYREVRVNAIGGGSEEIMLDLAGRQLFGGR from the coding sequence ATGACCGCATTCGATGCCTGGCGCGCCCGCTGTCCCTATTACGACGAAACCCACGAGGCGCTGGCGATGAGCGTCCGGCGCTTCGTGGCGCGCGAGATCGCCCCGCACATCGATCGCTGGGAGGCCGAGGGCGAGCTGCCGCGCGAACTCCACCGCAAGGCGGCCGAGGCCGGCATCCTGGGGCTGCGGTATCCCGAGGAGTACGGCGGGCACAGCCAAGGCTTCGACAACTTCCATTCGCTGGTGGTGACCGAGGAACTCGCAGCGGTCGGTGCGGGCGGGCTGGGGGCTTCACTGATGACCCACGGGATCGGGCTGCCGCCGATCCTTGCGCTGGGTTCGGACGAACTGAAGCGCCGCGTCGCCCCGCGGGTGCTGGCTGGGGAGAAGATCATAGCGCTTGGGATTACCGAGGCTGGGGGCGGGTCGGACGTCGCCAATCTCAAGACCACAGCGCGTCGGTCCAGCGGCCCTGGCGGCGATCACTACGTCGTCGATGGCGGCAAGATGTTCATCACCAGCGGGATGCGCGCCGATTGGCTGACGGCGGCGGTGCGGACCGGCGGGCCGGGGGCGGGCGGAATCTCGCTGCTGCTCATCGCGATGGACTCGCCCGGCGTCAGCCGGACCCGGCTCGACAAGATGGGCTGGCGCTGCTCGGACACCGCCGCGATCCATTTCGACGGTGTGCGCGTCCCCGCCAGCAATCTCATCGGCCCCGAGAACGGCGGCTTCATCGGGATCGTTCGCAATTTCAATGCCGAACGGCTTGGCATGGCGATGGGCTGCTGCGCCTATGCCCGGGTGGCGATGGCCGAGGCAGTGGCGTGGGCGCAAACCCGCCAGACCTTCGGCAAGCCTCTCGTCGGGCATCAATCGATCCGGATCAAGCTTGCCGACATGGAGCGCCAGATCGAGGCGACTCAGGCATGGGTCGACCTGTGCGCGTGGCAGGTTCGCGAGGGCAAGGATCGCCCGGCCGACTTCGCGATGCTGAAAGTTCAGGCGACGCGGATGCTGGAGGCGGTCGCCCGCGAAGCCGCGCAGGTGCTCGGCGGGGCGAGCTATATCACCGGCAGCAAGGTCGAACGGATCTACCGCGAGGTTCGGGTCAACGCGATTGGCGGGGGGAGCGAGGAGATCATGCTCGACCTGGCGGGAAGGCAGCTGTTCGGGGGACGGTAA
- a CDS encoding energy transducer TonB yields the protein MGVVYIVNPDGHVSNCRVDRTSGYPRFDRLACQLIEERFLFRPARDRSGKAVSTRVGQDHYWEIPRDVDRGR from the coding sequence TTGGGGGTCGTCTACATCGTCAACCCCGACGGCCACGTTTCCAACTGCCGGGTCGACCGAACCAGCGGCTATCCGCGGTTCGACCGCCTCGCCTGCCAGTTGATCGAGGAGCGCTTCCTCTTCCGCCCCGCCCGTGACCGCTCGGGCAAGGCGGTCAGTACCCGCGTCGGGCAGGACCACTATTGGGAGATACCGCGCGATGTCGATCGCGGTCGATGA
- a CDS encoding MFS transporter translates to MTTSTHLVHSRRFLPLFVTQLLGAFNDNLFKNAMVLYVVYSIYNSAEAEAQFSAIASGLFILPFFVLSALAGQLADMRDKARIIRIVKACEIAIMLVGAAGLLLAWRSGGASAIAIPLMLTALFAMGVHSTFFGPIKYAILPQHLEPGEVLAGTGLVEAGTYIAILAGTILAGWIPVEWAAAGVIVTALLGYTVSREVPDAPPLSPGEPLDFHLVRSSVRLVGNTLHDRRVFLAITAISFFWTIGAVLFIQFPPLAKNVLEASKEVASLFLVVFSIGVAIGSMSINALLKGRVSARFATGSVILMAGFVVIFYIVCRGWAGHPADGLLNVSQFLRQPLAGPLLVALLGIAVTGGMFVVPLYAFLTTFVDKSQTARTIAANNIVNSGAMVVGSLLAVGLSAAGVSIVDQLLLSAGMCLISAWLAQKLFQAEKRGCPSTLTR, encoded by the coding sequence ATGACCACTTCGACGCATCTCGTCCATTCGCGACGTTTCCTGCCCCTGTTCGTCACCCAACTTCTCGGCGCCTTCAACGACAACCTCTTCAAGAACGCGATGGTGCTGTACGTGGTTTACAGCATCTACAACTCGGCCGAGGCCGAAGCCCAGTTCAGCGCGATCGCCAGCGGGCTGTTCATCCTGCCGTTCTTCGTACTCTCAGCGCTCGCCGGGCAGTTGGCCGACATGCGCGACAAGGCGCGGATCATCCGCATCGTCAAGGCCTGCGAGATCGCGATCATGCTGGTCGGCGCGGCTGGGCTGCTGCTCGCCTGGCGCAGCGGGGGCGCGAGCGCCATCGCGATCCCGCTGATGCTGACCGCGCTGTTCGCGATGGGGGTCCATTCGACGTTCTTCGGCCCGATCAAGTACGCAATTTTGCCGCAGCATCTCGAACCCGGCGAAGTCCTCGCCGGAACCGGGCTGGTCGAGGCGGGAACCTACATCGCGATCCTGGCGGGGACGATCCTGGCGGGGTGGATTCCGGTCGAATGGGCTGCGGCAGGGGTGATCGTGACCGCGCTGCTCGGCTACACGGTGAGCCGCGAGGTGCCCGACGCCCCGCCGCTCAGCCCCGGCGAGCCGCTCGATTTCCACCTCGTCCGCTCGTCGGTGCGGTTGGTGGGCAACACCCTCCACGATCGCCGGGTGTTCCTGGCAATCACGGCGATCAGCTTTTTCTGGACCATCGGTGCGGTGCTGTTCATCCAGTTCCCCCCGCTTGCCAAGAACGTGCTCGAGGCGAGCAAGGAAGTCGCCAGCCTCTTCCTGGTGGTGTTCTCGATTGGGGTGGCGATCGGTTCGATGTCGATCAACGCCCTGCTCAAGGGGCGGGTTTCGGCGCGCTTCGCCACCGGATCGGTAATCCTGATGGCCGGGTTCGTGGTGATTTTCTACATCGTCTGCCGCGGGTGGGCCGGGCACCCCGCGGACGGCCTGCTGAATGTCTCCCAATTCCTGCGCCAGCCGCTAGCGGGCCCCCTGCTGGTCGCGCTGCTGGGGATCGCGGTGACCGGGGGCATGTTCGTCGTCCCGCTCTACGCCTTCCTGACCACCTTCGTCGACAAATCGCAGACCGCGCGGACGATCGCGGCGAACAACATCGTCAATTCAGGCGCGATGGTGGTCGGGTCCCTGCTGGCGGTGGGGCTGTCCGCCGCGGGGGTCTCGATCGTCGATCAATTGCTGCTCAGCGCGGGGATGTGCCTGATCTCGGCCTGGTTGGCACAAAAGCTGTTCCAGGCAGAGAAGCGCGGCTGCCCTTCCACGCTCACGCGATAA
- a CDS encoding DUF6481 family protein produces MQSPQLRRPPGRRRRARDKALAKLKAKPPLDPELVAERKAAAERKAAAAEEKRLAKIAEREAAKAEAAQRAAEAAAAAEAAKKPELTEEQKKAERDARYAARKARKKR; encoded by the coding sequence ATACAAAGCCCCCAGCTTCGCCGACCGCCAGGCCGCCGCCGCCGCGCGCGCGACAAGGCGCTGGCCAAGCTCAAGGCCAAGCCCCCGCTCGACCCTGAACTGGTCGCCGAACGCAAGGCCGCAGCCGAGCGCAAGGCAGCGGCCGCCGAGGAGAAACGGCTCGCGAAAATCGCCGAGCGCGAAGCGGCCAAGGCCGAAGCCGCCCAGCGTGCGGCCGAAGCTGCCGCCGCAGCCGAAGCAGCCAAGAAGCCCGAATTGACCGAAGAACAGAAGAAGGCTGAACGCGACGCCCGCTATGCAGCAAGGAAGGCCCGCAAAAAGCGGTAG
- a CDS encoding isopenicillin N synthase family oxygenase translates to MDLDTLPVLSLADAPDLLARDLGDSFRTFGFAMVRDHGLDPALVRRARDLTAQFFALPEAEKRSYLIPGQGGARGYTAFGTEIAKGAKAHDLKEFWHVGRDLPPGHALADSMPPNVWPARPAGFRETFERLYAELDRVGATILSRIAVWLGLDEQWFDPAIKDGNSVLRLLHYPPVPSVEGGAIRAGAHEDINLITLLLGAEEAGLELLTKDGKWLAVDPPEGALVVNIGDMLQRLTNHVLPSTTHRVRNPDGPRAAHSRYSMPFFLHLRSDFPFVTLPQCVTERNPDRYPINGQAPITADDYLQERLREIGLKN, encoded by the coding sequence ATGGACCTCGATACCCTCCCGGTGCTGTCGCTCGCCGACGCGCCCGACCTCCTTGCGCGCGATCTGGGCGACAGCTTCCGTACCTTTGGTTTCGCCATGGTCAGGGACCACGGCCTCGATCCGGCGCTGGTGCGCCGCGCCCGGGATCTGACCGCGCAATTCTTCGCGCTGCCCGAGGCGGAGAAGCGCAGCTACCTGATCCCCGGACAGGGCGGCGCGCGCGGCTACACAGCGTTCGGCACCGAGATCGCCAAGGGCGCCAAGGCTCACGATCTCAAGGAATTCTGGCATGTCGGACGCGATCTGCCGCCGGGCCATGCGCTGGCGGATTCGATGCCGCCCAACGTCTGGCCGGCGCGACCCGCCGGCTTTCGCGAGACGTTTGAGAGGCTATACGCCGAACTCGACAGGGTCGGCGCGACGATCCTGAGCCGAATCGCGGTGTGGCTGGGCCTCGACGAGCAATGGTTCGACCCGGCCATAAAAGACGGCAACTCGGTGCTGCGACTGCTCCATTACCCGCCGGTGCCGAGCGTCGAAGGCGGAGCGATCCGCGCCGGAGCGCACGAGGACATCAATCTGATCACTCTGCTGTTGGGGGCGGAGGAAGCTGGGCTCGAACTGCTGACCAAAGACGGCAAGTGGCTGGCGGTCGACCCGCCCGAAGGCGCGCTGGTGGTCAACATTGGCGACATGCTTCAGCGGCTGACCAACCACGTGCTGCCCAGCACCACCCACCGCGTGCGCAATCCGGATGGCCCGAGGGCAGCGCACAGCCGGTATTCGATGCCGTTCTTCCTGCACTTGCGCAGCGACTTCCCGTTCGTCACGCTGCCGCAGTGCGTGACCGAGCGAAATCCGGATCGGTATCCGATAAATGGACAAGCACCGATCACCGCCGACGACTATCTGCAGGAGCGTCTGCGCGAGATCGGCCTTAAGAATTAG
- a CDS encoding ATP-binding protein has translation MRRTSLILGFTALAPLAILAATVTAGQLRKQSAEAVSRALTAARAVNARVDGELMADDAALQVLAGATLIQKKDWEGARLRFDRVMRHRPGWRDIRLIDRSTGRPIFSVRDGVVAPDAQGAGLVPQTWPDRSTIGNVAGAGHGCPCIAIDRRAGEDGTLPYVIEASIGLDKFQAILMREIAAADLRSESVSAIVDRQGRFLARSLDFRNRAGTPGSASLRQSIARASDGTYEGVTLEGLRNRSAFATSSFSGFSTHIAMPSARFSRLGAGSLGLTLAAVALALLVAMIAMRFAWLEQVRWRGDQQRLVQSQKMEALGRFASGVAHDFNNVLQVILNSLPGIERTSTDPATLRKASLIRQAAEKGAGLTAELLQFARDKPIDLERVELAPLLSDIEGLIVRVLGNDIALETSLAAPGLAIRTNRAALEMALLNLAGNARDAMPDGGKLRIAGRNSDKTGCVDLEICDTGTGMPEDVATRALDPFFTTKAVGKGTGLGLAQVHSLVLQSNGSIHIESSPGAGTTVRLVFPEA, from the coding sequence ATGCGTCGCACAAGCCTGATCCTAGGCTTTACCGCGCTCGCGCCACTGGCGATTCTTGCCGCGACGGTTACCGCGGGGCAACTGCGCAAGCAAAGCGCCGAAGCGGTAAGCCGCGCGCTGACCGCCGCGCGTGCCGTCAATGCCAGGGTCGATGGGGAGTTGATGGCCGACGACGCGGCGCTTCAGGTTCTCGCGGGCGCGACCCTAATCCAGAAGAAGGATTGGGAGGGCGCGCGGCTGCGCTTCGACCGAGTGATGCGCCATCGGCCGGGCTGGCGGGATATCCGGCTCATCGATCGCTCGACGGGGCGGCCGATCTTTTCGGTTCGTGACGGGGTCGTGGCCCCGGACGCACAGGGCGCCGGGCTTGTTCCCCAAACGTGGCCAGACCGAAGCACGATCGGCAATGTCGCGGGCGCGGGCCATGGCTGCCCATGTATCGCGATCGATCGCCGCGCCGGAGAGGATGGCACGCTTCCCTATGTGATCGAGGCCAGCATCGGTCTGGACAAGTTCCAGGCTATTCTAATGCGCGAGATCGCCGCGGCCGATCTGCGGTCCGAAAGCGTGTCGGCGATCGTCGATCGCCAGGGCCGCTTCCTTGCTCGCTCCCTCGACTTTCGAAATCGCGCCGGTACCCCCGGCTCCGCCTCGCTGCGCCAGTCCATCGCCCGCGCTTCGGACGGCACTTACGAAGGGGTGACCCTCGAAGGTTTGCGAAACCGGTCGGCCTTCGCCACATCTTCGTTCAGCGGTTTCTCCACGCACATCGCGATGCCATCGGCACGCTTCAGCCGCCTGGGCGCCGGATCGCTGGGCCTGACTTTGGCTGCAGTGGCGCTGGCGCTGCTCGTCGCGATGATCGCCATGCGCTTTGCCTGGTTGGAACAGGTGCGGTGGCGCGGCGACCAGCAACGGCTTGTGCAAAGCCAGAAGATGGAGGCGCTGGGGCGGTTCGCGAGTGGAGTGGCGCATGATTTCAACAACGTGCTCCAGGTGATCCTGAACAGCTTGCCGGGGATCGAGCGCACTTCGACCGATCCGGCGACCTTGCGCAAGGCGTCTCTGATCCGGCAGGCCGCTGAAAAGGGCGCGGGGCTGACCGCCGAACTGCTCCAATTCGCCCGCGACAAGCCGATCGATCTCGAGCGGGTCGAACTGGCGCCGCTGTTGTCCGACATCGAGGGGCTGATCGTGCGCGTGCTGGGCAATGATATCGCGCTGGAAACCAGCCTGGCTGCGCCCGGCCTGGCGATCCGTACCAATCGCGCGGCGCTGGAGATGGCCCTACTCAACCTCGCCGGCAACGCCCGCGATGCGATGCCTGATGGCGGCAAACTGCGGATCGCGGGACGCAACTCGGACAAGACCGGCTGCGTCGATCTGGAAATCTGCGACACCGGAACGGGCATGCCCGAGGATGTTGCCACGCGCGCCCTCGATCCGTTCTTCACCACCAAGGCAGTGGGCAAGGGCACTGGACTGGGGCTCGCCCAGGTCCACAGTCTGGTCCTGCAATCGAACGGGTCGATCCACATCGAGTCCAGTCCCGGTGCGGGAACAACGGTCCGGCTGGTGTTTCCGGAAGCCTAG
- the aroA gene encoding 3-phosphoshikimate 1-carboxyvinyltransferase, with translation MPDPSPPPPRRFLPAGPLRGTIRVPGDKSISHRALMLGALAIGKTTIRGLLEGEDVLATGRALTQMGATISKGSQGEWRVHGVGVGGLMQPREALDMGNSGTSTRLLMGLVASHPITATFTGDASLSQRPMGRVIEPLSRMGAEFTASSPDVGGGTLPLTVRGLYPAVPIEYRLPVASAQVKSAVLLAGLNTPGVTTVIEPVPTRDHSERMLRGFGAELTVEEADGERIIRLTGEADLKPQDIEVPGDPSSAAFFIVAATIVPGSELTIANVGLNPTRCGLVHVLRDMGADIAETNPRVVGGEPVADLIVRHAPLKGIEVDLRVVASMIDEFPVFFVAAALAEGQTSTRHLEELRVKESDRLATMAVALAAIGARVVERQDGLVIQGSGGEPLHGGGPIATRLDHRIAMSMAVAGLVSRDGVEVDDTSPIATSFPAFEALLASVSGR, from the coding sequence ATGCCCGACCCTTCCCCCCCACCCCCTCGCCGTTTCCTCCCCGCCGGACCGTTGCGCGGCACCATCCGCGTGCCCGGCGACAAGTCGATCAGCCACCGCGCGCTGATGCTCGGCGCGCTGGCGATCGGCAAAACCACGATCCGCGGATTGCTCGAAGGCGAGGATGTATTGGCCACAGGCCGGGCGCTGACCCAGATGGGCGCGACGATCAGCAAGGGCAGCCAGGGCGAATGGCGCGTCCACGGCGTCGGCGTCGGCGGGCTGATGCAGCCGCGCGAAGCGCTCGACATGGGCAATTCGGGCACGTCGACCCGGCTATTGATGGGTCTCGTCGCCAGCCACCCGATCACCGCGACCTTCACTGGCGACGCCAGCCTGTCGCAGCGGCCGATGGGCCGCGTGATCGAGCCGTTGTCGCGGATGGGCGCAGAGTTCACCGCCAGCAGTCCGGATGTCGGGGGCGGCACGCTGCCGCTGACGGTCCGCGGCCTGTACCCGGCGGTGCCGATCGAATACCGTCTGCCCGTCGCTAGCGCGCAAGTGAAAAGCGCGGTGCTGCTCGCCGGGCTCAACACGCCCGGTGTCACCACGGTGATCGAGCCGGTGCCGACCCGCGACCATTCCGAGCGGATGCTGCGCGGGTTCGGCGCCGAATTGACCGTCGAAGAGGCCGACGGCGAGCGGATCATCCGCCTGACCGGCGAGGCCGATCTCAAGCCTCAGGACATCGAAGTTCCCGGCGACCCCAGCTCCGCCGCGTTCTTCATTGTCGCCGCCACCATCGTGCCGGGCAGCGAGCTGACGATCGCGAACGTCGGCCTCAACCCCACCCGCTGCGGCCTGGTCCACGTTCTGCGCGACATGGGTGCCGACATTGCCGAGACCAACCCGCGCGTAGTTGGCGGCGAACCCGTCGCCGACCTGATCGTCCGCCACGCGCCGCTCAAGGGCATCGAAGTAGACCTGCGCGTTGTCGCCAGCATGATCGACGAGTTCCCGGTGTTCTTCGTCGCCGCCGCGCTGGCCGAAGGCCAGACAAGCACGCGTCACCTCGAAGAGTTGCGGGTCAAGGAATCCGATCGCCTGGCGACGATGGCCGTCGCGCTGGCGGCGATCGGCGCGCGGGTGGTCGAACGTCAGGACGGGCTGGTCATCCAGGGTAGCGGAGGCGAGCCCTTGCACGGCGGCGGCCCGATCGCCACGCGCCTCGACCACCGCATCGCGATGAGCATGGCCGTGGCCGGCCTCGTCAGTCGCGACGGCGTCGAAGTCGACGATACCAGCCCGATCGCCACCAGCTTTCCGGCTTTCGAGGCGCTGCTGGCATCGGTGAGCGGCCGATGA
- a CDS encoding NRAMP family divalent metal transporter yields the protein MRQTFVTETPEDQPKSFRAFLKALGPGLITGAADDDPSGIGTHSQVGAEFGYGLAWTFVLSFPLMVAIQQIAAEIGRITGAGIARNLRRHYPPSLLYAMVSLLLVANIVNLGADLSAMGAALSLLIGGSTALYTLLFGIVCIVLEVGLSYPRYAAILKWTTLSLFTYVAVVLVAGVPWGHALRSLVVPELQFNAAYATAFVAILGTTISPYLFFWQAGQEIEEQHRHHAKPLCLTPKSAGPELKRIRLDTLTGMAFSTLISLAIVFATAATLHASGVRDIATSSQAAEALRPIAGQFAFAMFAVGIIGTGLLAVPVLAGSAAYAVTEMAGIAGSLDAKPLSARLFYGTIAATTLAGAALNGVGIDPARALYWAAVVNGVLAGPLMVIMMLIVRNPRAMGRLTVSSAQTAFGWAATLVMIAASALFLGFVATGAA from the coding sequence GTGCGACAGACATTTGTGACCGAAACCCCCGAAGACCAACCCAAGAGCTTCCGCGCCTTCCTCAAGGCGCTCGGCCCGGGGCTGATCACCGGCGCAGCGGACGACGATCCCAGCGGAATCGGCACGCACAGCCAGGTCGGGGCCGAGTTCGGCTATGGGCTGGCCTGGACCTTCGTGCTCAGCTTTCCGCTGATGGTCGCGATCCAACAGATCGCGGCGGAGATCGGGCGGATCACGGGCGCGGGTATCGCTCGCAATCTGCGGCGCCATTATCCGCCGTCGCTGCTCTACGCGATGGTGTCGCTGCTGCTCGTGGCCAATATCGTCAACCTGGGTGCCGATTTGAGCGCGATGGGCGCGGCGCTGAGCCTGCTGATCGGGGGGAGCACGGCGCTCTACACGCTGCTTTTCGGAATCGTCTGCATCGTGCTGGAGGTGGGGCTGAGCTACCCGCGCTATGCCGCGATCCTCAAGTGGACCACGCTTTCCTTGTTCACCTACGTCGCCGTCGTGCTCGTCGCCGGGGTGCCGTGGGGCCATGCCTTGCGCTCGCTGGTGGTGCCCGAGCTTCAGTTCAACGCCGCCTACGCGACTGCGTTCGTCGCAATTCTGGGCACCACGATCAGTCCCTACCTGTTCTTCTGGCAGGCCGGCCAAGAAATCGAAGAGCAGCACCGACACCACGCCAAGCCCTTGTGCCTGACGCCGAAGTCCGCGGGTCCGGAGCTCAAGCGAATCCGCCTCGATACGCTGACGGGAATGGCGTTCAGCACGCTAATTTCGCTGGCAATCGTGTTTGCCACCGCGGCGACGCTTCACGCCAGCGGGGTGCGCGACATCGCGACCTCGTCGCAGGCGGCGGAGGCGTTGCGACCGATTGCCGGCCAGTTCGCTTTCGCGATGTTCGCGGTGGGGATCATCGGCACCGGGCTCCTGGCGGTCCCGGTGCTTGCGGGATCGGCGGCCTATGCGGTGACCGAGATGGCGGGCATCGCCGGGAGTCTTGACGCCAAGCCGCTGTCGGCTCGCCTGTTTTACGGAACCATTGCCGCCACCACGCTGGCGGGCGCGGCGCTCAACGGAGTAGGAATCGATCCGGCGCGCGCGCTGTACTGGGCGGCTGTGGTGAACGGCGTTCTGGCGGGCCCGCTGATGGTCATCATGATGCTGATCGTGCGCAATCCGCGGGCGATGGGGCGGTTGACCGTCTCGTCCGCGCAGACCGCGTTCGGCTGGGCTGCGACGCTGGTGATGATCGCGGCGTCGGCGCTGTTCCTGGGTTTCGTTGCGACTGGCGCCGCCTGA
- the pgsA gene encoding CDP-diacylglycerol--glycerol-3-phosphate 3-phosphatidyltransferase produces the protein MLTLPNALTLSRIVAVPLLAFLLWWPTWELGYGLAFAMYCLMGITDYFDGYLARASKQVSRLGQFLDPIADKIMIAAVILVLAAQGVMRGPYVGDMHVIAGLVILIREIAVSGLREFLGGLQVSIPVSRLAKWKTTFQLVCLGALILGNALPRWNVWVLGIEANVPHTVGLTTLWAAAALTVITGWDYLRVGLKHMD, from the coding sequence ATGCTGACGCTGCCCAACGCGCTCACGCTGAGCCGGATCGTCGCGGTGCCGCTGCTGGCGTTCCTGCTGTGGTGGCCGACCTGGGAACTGGGCTATGGCCTGGCCTTCGCGATGTACTGCCTGATGGGCATCACCGACTATTTCGACGGCTATCTCGCGCGCGCGAGCAAGCAGGTCAGCCGCCTCGGTCAGTTCCTCGATCCGATTGCCGACAAGATCATGATCGCCGCGGTGATCCTGGTGCTCGCCGCGCAAGGGGTGATGCGCGGGCCCTACGTGGGCGACATGCACGTGATCGCGGGTCTGGTGATCCTGATCCGCGAGATCGCCGTCTCGGGCCTGCGCGAGTTCCTCGGCGGCCTGCAGGTCTCGATCCCGGTCAGCCGCCTGGCCAAGTGGAAGACAACCTTCCAGCTCGTCTGCCTGGGCGCGTTGATCCTCGGCAACGCGCTGCCGCGGTGGAACGTGTGGGTGCTCGGAATCGAAGCCAACGTGCCGCACACAGTCGGCCTGACCACGCTGTGGGCCGCAGCGGCGCTAACGGTGATCACCGGCTGGGACTATCTGAGGGTGGGCCTGAAGCACATGGATTGA
- a CDS encoding d(CMP) kinase, which produces MIIAVDGPTASGKGTIARALAAHFGLPHLDTGLLYRAVGRQVELAGGDPDDPAVALAACDFAESLLTDPALRSEIVGGLASRVSIHPAVRRALYDRQRAFATQPGGAVLDGRDIGTVIAPEAEVKLYVTASVEARAQRRFAEMRKRGEAVSLAAIEDDLHRRDQRDSGRADAPLRAADDALTLDNSHLSAEQSVAEAIRLAENGRR; this is translated from the coding sequence ATGATCATCGCGGTCGATGGCCCGACCGCCTCGGGCAAGGGCACCATCGCCAGGGCCCTTGCCGCGCATTTCGGGTTGCCGCATCTCGATACCGGGCTGCTCTATCGCGCCGTGGGTCGCCAGGTCGAGCTGGCTGGAGGCGACCCGGACGATCCGGCGGTGGCGCTGGCGGCGTGCGATTTCGCTGAAAGCCTGCTGACCGATCCGGCGCTCCGCAGCGAGATCGTGGGCGGGCTGGCGAGCCGGGTCTCGATCCATCCCGCGGTCCGCCGCGCGCTGTACGATCGCCAGCGTGCCTTCGCCACCCAGCCCGGCGGCGCAGTGCTCGACGGACGCGACATCGGCACCGTCATCGCACCCGAGGCCGAGGTGAAGCTGTATGTCACCGCATCCGTCGAAGCCCGTGCCCAACGCCGCTTCGCCGAAATGCGCAAGCGCGGCGAGGCGGTGTCGCTGGCGGCGATCGAGGACGACCTGCACCGCCGCGACCAGCGCGACAGCGGCCGCGCCGATGCGCCGCTGCGCGCCGCGGACGACGCGCTGACGCTCGACAACTCGCACCTTAGTGCCGAACAGTCGGTCGCCGAAGCGATCCGCCTGGCCGAGAACGGCCGGCGCTAG